In Pseudomonas saudiphocaensis, one DNA window encodes the following:
- the tilS gene encoding tRNA lysidine(34) synthetase TilS, giving the protein MTLESRLLEALSQWRQASAWRVAFSGGLDSTVLLHALVKLAERHRLPPISAIHIHHGLQPAADAWPEHCRQFCAKLGVPLQIMQVQVRPGASLEQAAREARYAAFASRLTDGELLLTAQHRDDQAETLLFRLMRGAGVRGLAAMPESRALGSGRLLRPLLMVARSELENWALEHQLQWVEDPSNQSIEHSRNFLRHQVMPVLEQRWPQASGNMARAAAHLGEAQSLLDELAEMDLKDAQGSPEWPWLPLHSLDLSMLRALSPARQRNALRHWLSPLTRLPDTDHWAGWQALRDAAEAATPCWRLAGGELHRAGNRLWWLSGPWLEPVAGELAWPDTAAALSLPANGSVSLEGAGPGAYRVAYRKGGEVMRLPGRGRRDLKRLFNESAVPGFLRSRWPLLYCEGELIAVANLPYLNVTAASFVWTPPA; this is encoded by the coding sequence GTGACTCTGGAATCCCGCCTTCTAGAAGCGCTTTCACAATGGCGCCAGGCTTCGGCCTGGCGCGTTGCGTTTTCAGGCGGGCTGGATTCCACAGTTCTGCTTCACGCCCTGGTAAAACTTGCCGAGCGACATCGGCTTCCGCCGATTTCCGCAATCCATATTCATCACGGTTTACAGCCTGCGGCTGATGCCTGGCCAGAGCACTGCCGGCAGTTCTGCGCGAAGCTCGGTGTGCCGTTGCAGATCATGCAGGTACAGGTCCGGCCAGGTGCAAGTCTGGAGCAGGCCGCGCGTGAGGCACGCTATGCGGCCTTCGCCTCCCGTCTGACGGACGGTGAGCTGTTGCTGACCGCGCAGCACCGCGATGATCAGGCGGAAACCCTGCTGTTTCGTCTTATGCGTGGAGCCGGTGTGCGCGGGCTTGCGGCAATGCCCGAGAGTCGAGCGCTGGGCTCGGGGCGTCTGCTGCGCCCATTGCTGATGGTGGCGCGTTCAGAGCTGGAGAACTGGGCGCTTGAGCATCAGCTGCAATGGGTCGAGGATCCCTCAAATCAATCCATCGAGCATTCGCGCAACTTCCTTCGCCATCAGGTAATGCCGGTGCTGGAACAGCGCTGGCCGCAGGCGTCGGGAAATATGGCGCGAGCCGCGGCGCACCTTGGCGAGGCGCAGTCGCTGCTTGATGAACTGGCGGAGATGGATCTCAAGGATGCGCAAGGTTCGCCGGAGTGGCCCTGGCTGCCATTGCATAGTCTCGATCTGTCCATGCTTCGTGCTTTGAGTCCGGCTCGCCAGCGCAACGCGCTGCGTCACTGGCTGAGTCCGCTAACCCGTCTGCCGGACACGGACCATTGGGCCGGCTGGCAGGCCCTGCGCGATGCTGCCGAGGCTGCGACGCCGTGCTGGCGCCTGGCGGGCGGTGAATTGCATCGCGCAGGAAACCGTTTGTGGTGGCTGTCCGGACCCTGGCTTGAGCCGGTTGCAGGCGAGTTGGCATGGCCAGATACGGCTGCTGCGTTGAGTCTGCCGGCGAACGGCAGCGTCAGCCTGGAAGGGGCGGGGCCGGGCGCATACAGGGTGGCTTACCGGAAGGGTGGCGAAGTAATGAGGTTGCCGGGTCGCGGCCGTCGTGATCTGAAGCGTCTGTTCAATGAGTCAGCCGTTCCCGGTTTTCTGCGCTCCCGATGGCCGCTTCTTTACTGTGAAGGAGAGCTGATCGCAGTGGCCAACCTGCCATATCTGAACGTGACGGCGGCGTCATTTGTCTGGACGCCTCCGGCGTGA
- a CDS encoding acetyl-CoA carboxylase carboxyltransferase subunit alpha, producing MNPNFLDFEQPIADLQAKIEELRLVGNDNSLNIGEEITRLQDKSESLTESIFGNLTSWQIARLARHPQRPYTLDYIKHLFTEFEELHGDRHFSDDAAIVGGTARLNGEPVMIIGHQKGREVREKVRRNFGMPRPEGYRKACRLMELAERFKMPILTFIDTPGAYPGIDAEERNQSEAIAWNLRVMSRLKTPIIATVIGEGGSGGALAIGVCDQLNMLQYSTYAVISPEGCASILWRTAEKAPEAAEAMGVTAERLKDLGIVDQVIPEPLGGAHRNPAVTAASIREALTSQLDMLKRFDTDALLARRYERLMSYGLQQ from the coding sequence ATGAACCCGAATTTTCTCGATTTCGAACAGCCGATCGCCGACCTGCAAGCCAAGATCGAAGAGTTGCGCTTGGTTGGTAATGACAATTCGCTGAACATTGGCGAAGAAATCACCCGCCTGCAGGACAAGAGCGAGTCGCTCACTGAGAGCATCTTCGGCAATCTGACCAGCTGGCAGATCGCTCGCCTGGCCCGCCACCCGCAGCGGCCCTACACCCTCGATTACATCAAGCATCTCTTCACCGAGTTCGAAGAGCTGCACGGCGATCGGCACTTTTCGGACGACGCTGCCATTGTTGGTGGTACCGCGCGCCTGAACGGCGAGCCGGTGATGATCATCGGCCATCAGAAGGGTCGCGAAGTGCGTGAGAAGGTGCGTCGCAACTTCGGCATGCCGCGTCCGGAAGGCTATCGCAAGGCCTGCCGCCTGATGGAGCTTGCCGAGCGCTTCAAGATGCCGATCCTGACCTTCATCGATACGCCCGGTGCCTATCCGGGAATCGACGCGGAAGAGCGCAACCAGAGCGAGGCCATCGCCTGGAACCTGCGGGTAATGTCACGGCTGAAAACGCCGATCATCGCCACCGTTATCGGTGAGGGTGGTTCCGGTGGTGCCCTGGCAATCGGTGTCTGTGATCAGCTGAACATGCTGCAGTACTCCACCTATGCCGTGATTTCGCCGGAAGGCTGTGCCTCGATTCTCTGGCGTACCGCCGAGAAGGCGCCGGAAGCTGCCGAAGCCATGGGTGTGACGGCTGAGCGCCTGAAGGATCTGGGCATTGTCGATCAGGTCATTCCGGAGCCGCTCGGTGGTGCGCATCGCAACCCGGCGGTAACCGCTGCATCCATTCGTGAGGCGTTGACCTCGCAACTGGATATGCTCAAGCGGTTCGATACCGATGCGCTGCTGGCCCGTCGTTACGAGCGTCTGATGAGTTACGGCCTTCAGCAGTAA
- the dnaE gene encoding DNA polymerase III subunit alpha, whose protein sequence is MPVSFVHLRLHTEYSLVDGLVRVKPLIKSVAAAGMPAVAVTDMSNMCSLVKFYKAAQGAGIKPICGADIWLASREEDGPLSRMTLLAMNTQGYRNLTELISRGWTEGQRNDLVIIERDWVKAASEGLIALSGAREGEVGLALLNGDEALAETLLLEWQSVFPDRFYLEVQRTSRVNDEEYLHAAVALAQRCPAPLVATNDVRFLKQDDFEAHETRVCIGEGRTLDDSRRPRNYSDQQYLKTPEEMYELFSDLPEALENTVEIARRCNIEVQLGTYFLPDFPVPEGMTINEYFRKVSFDGLEERLKVVLPRETPDYEAKRQVYVDRLNFELDIIIQMGFPGYFLIVMDFIQWAKNNGVPVGPGRGSGAGSLVAYVQKITDLDPLAYDLLFERFLNPERVSMPDFDVDFCMDGRDRVIEYVAEKYGRNAVSQIITFGTMAAKAVVRDVARVQGKSYGLADRLSKMIPFEVGMTLEKAYEMEEPLRDFLAVDEDAKEIWDMALKLEGITRGTGKHAGGVVIAPTKLTDFAPIACDDEGGSLVTQFDKDDVEAAGLVKFDFLGLRTLTIIKWAMETINREQAKKGLEPLNIDFIPLDDKPTFSLLQKAETTAVFQLESRGMKELIKKLKPDCLEDLIALVALFRPGPLQSGMVDDFINRKHGRAEISYPHSDYQYEGLKPVLAPTYGIILYQEQVMQIAQVMAGYTLGGADMLRRAMGKKKPEEMAKQRGGFIEGCKKNGIDADLAGNIFDLVEKFAGYGFNKSHSAAYGLVSYQTAWLKAHHPSPFMAAVLSADMHNTDKVVTLIEECRSMKLRIDAPDVNNSEYKFTVSDDGRIVYGLGAIKGVGEGPVEAIVECRSEGGPFKDLFDFCSRVDLKRINKRTLEALIRGGALDRLGPYFSDDPKLYQAGIDQNRAVLLSAMEEAIQAAEQTARSEESGHMDLFGGLFAEPEADVYANHRKARELTLKERLKGEKDTLGLYLTGHPIDEYEGEVRRFARQRIIDLRPARDTQTVAGLIVNLRVMKNKKGDKMGFITLDDRSGRIEASLFAEAFNTAQALLQTDALVVVEGEVSNDDFSGGLRLRAKRVMSLEEARTGLAESLRVRVASEALKGDRVRWLADVCGRHRGACPITLEYTGSDAKALLQFGESWRIDPADNLIQALRDQFGRDNVFLQYR, encoded by the coding sequence ATGCCCGTTTCGTTCGTCCATCTTCGTCTGCACACCGAATACTCCCTGGTTGACGGTCTGGTGCGCGTAAAGCCTCTGATCAAGTCGGTGGCGGCGGCGGGGATGCCGGCGGTGGCAGTCACCGACATGAGCAACATGTGCTCCCTGGTGAAGTTCTACAAGGCGGCGCAAGGGGCGGGGATCAAGCCGATTTGCGGCGCCGATATCTGGCTGGCCAGTCGCGAGGAAGACGGCCCGTTGAGCCGGATGACCTTGCTGGCAATGAATACTCAGGGCTATCGCAACCTCACCGAGCTGATCTCCCGGGGCTGGACCGAGGGGCAGCGCAATGACCTGGTGATCATCGAGCGGGATTGGGTCAAGGCCGCCAGTGAGGGCTTGATTGCCCTGTCGGGTGCTCGGGAGGGTGAGGTCGGGCTTGCGCTGCTCAACGGCGATGAGGCGCTGGCAGAAACCTTGTTGCTTGAGTGGCAGTCGGTGTTTCCTGATCGCTTCTACCTGGAAGTGCAGCGAACCAGCCGGGTGAATGATGAGGAGTACCTGCATGCTGCCGTAGCGCTGGCCCAGCGCTGCCCGGCGCCGCTGGTGGCGACCAATGATGTGCGCTTCCTCAAGCAGGACGACTTCGAAGCCCATGAGACTCGCGTCTGCATTGGTGAAGGCCGGACCCTCGATGACTCCCGCCGGCCGCGCAATTATTCCGACCAGCAGTATCTGAAAACTCCCGAGGAAATGTACGAGCTGTTCAGCGACCTGCCCGAGGCGCTGGAAAATACCGTCGAAATCGCCAGGCGCTGCAATATCGAGGTGCAGTTGGGCACCTACTTCCTGCCCGACTTCCCGGTGCCGGAAGGCATGACCATCAATGAGTATTTCCGCAAGGTCTCTTTCGATGGTCTCGAAGAGCGGCTGAAGGTAGTGCTGCCCAGGGAAACGCCCGACTACGAAGCAAAGCGGCAGGTGTATGTCGACCGTCTGAACTTCGAGCTCGACATCATCATCCAGATGGGCTTCCCGGGTTACTTCCTGATCGTCATGGACTTTATCCAGTGGGCCAAGAATAACGGCGTACCGGTGGGGCCGGGGCGTGGTTCGGGTGCCGGTTCGCTGGTGGCCTATGTGCAGAAGATCACCGATCTTGACCCGCTGGCCTACGATCTGCTGTTCGAACGCTTCCTCAACCCCGAGCGGGTTTCCATGCCCGACTTCGACGTCGACTTCTGCATGGATGGCCGCGACCGGGTCATCGAGTATGTGGCCGAGAAGTATGGTCGAAACGCAGTCAGCCAGATCATTACCTTCGGCACCATGGCGGCCAAGGCGGTGGTACGCGACGTCGCGCGGGTGCAGGGCAAGTCCTACGGGCTGGCTGACCGTCTGTCGAAGATGATCCCCTTCGAAGTGGGTATGACCCTGGAAAAAGCCTACGAGATGGAGGAGCCGCTGCGCGATTTTCTTGCCGTCGATGAAGACGCCAAGGAAATCTGGGACATGGCGCTCAAGCTCGAAGGCATCACCCGTGGTACCGGCAAGCACGCCGGCGGCGTGGTGATCGCACCGACAAAGTTGACCGACTTTGCGCCTATCGCCTGCGATGATGAGGGTGGCAGCCTGGTCACCCAGTTCGACAAGGACGACGTCGAGGCCGCGGGGCTGGTCAAGTTCGACTTCCTTGGCCTGCGTACTCTGACCATCATCAAGTGGGCCATGGAGACGATCAACCGCGAGCAGGCCAAGAAGGGCCTGGAGCCGCTGAATATCGACTTCATCCCGCTGGACGACAAGCCCACCTTCTCGCTGTTGCAGAAGGCTGAAACCACAGCCGTTTTCCAGCTTGAATCGCGTGGCATGAAGGAGCTGATCAAGAAGCTCAAGCCCGACTGTCTGGAGGACCTGATCGCACTGGTGGCGCTGTTCCGTCCCGGCCCGCTGCAGTCGGGCATGGTCGACGACTTCATCAACCGCAAACACGGTCGCGCGGAAATCTCCTATCCGCACTCCGACTACCAGTACGAAGGCCTCAAGCCGGTACTGGCGCCTACCTACGGCATCATTCTGTATCAGGAACAGGTGATGCAGATTGCCCAGGTCATGGCTGGCTACACCCTCGGCGGTGCCGACATGCTGCGCCGTGCCATGGGTAAGAAGAAGCCCGAGGAAATGGCCAAGCAGCGCGGCGGCTTTATCGAGGGCTGCAAGAAGAACGGAATCGATGCCGATCTGGCAGGCAACATCTTTGACCTGGTGGAAAAGTTCGCCGGTTACGGTTTCAACAAGTCCCACTCGGCTGCCTATGGCCTGGTGTCCTATCAGACGGCCTGGTTGAAGGCGCATCATCCATCGCCATTCATGGCGGCGGTGCTCTCGGCGGATATGCACAACACCGACAAGGTGGTCACGCTGATCGAGGAATGCCGCAGCATGAAGCTGCGCATCGATGCGCCGGACGTGAACAATTCCGAATACAAGTTCACCGTCAGCGATGACGGGCGAATCGTCTATGGCCTTGGGGCGATCAAGGGCGTGGGCGAAGGGCCGGTGGAAGCCATCGTCGAATGCCGCAGCGAGGGTGGGCCGTTCAAGGACCTGTTCGACTTCTGCAGCCGAGTGGACCTCAAACGCATCAATAAACGCACTCTCGAAGCCTTGATCCGTGGTGGTGCGCTGGACCGACTGGGGCCGTACTTCTCCGATGACCCGAAGCTCTACCAAGCCGGCATCGACCAGAATCGCGCTGTATTGCTGTCGGCCATGGAGGAGGCGATCCAGGCCGCCGAGCAGACGGCGCGTAGCGAGGAAAGCGGTCATATGGATCTCTTCGGCGGCCTGTTCGCCGAGCCCGAGGCGGATGTCTATGCCAACCACCGCAAGGCGCGGGAACTGACGCTCAAGGAGCGCTTGAAGGGCGAGAAGGACACCCTGGGCCTGTACCTCACCGGCCACCCGATCGACGAATACGAAGGCGAAGTGCGTCGTTTCGCCCGTCAACGCATCATCGATCTGCGCCCGGCGCGTGATACCCAGACGGTTGCCGGCTTGATCGTCAACCTGCGAGTGATGAAGAACAAGAAGGGTGACAAGATGGGCTTCATCACCCTGGACGACCGCTCCGGGCGCATCGAAGCCTCGCTGTTCGCTGAGGCGTTCAATACGGCCCAGGCACTGCTGCAGACCGATGCGTTGGTAGTCGTGGAAGGTGAAGTCAGCAATGACGACTTCTCCGGAGGGCTGCGCCTGCGTGCCAAGCGCGTGATGAGCCTGGAAGAGGCGCGTACCGGGCTGGCCGAGAGCTTGCGGGTCAGGGTCGCCAGTGAGGCGCTCAAGGGTGATCGAGTGCGTTGGCTGGCCGACGTCTGTGGTCGTCATCGCGGCGCCTGTCCAATTACCCTGGAGTACACCGGCAGCGACGCGAAAGCGCTGCTGCAGTTTGGCGAGAGCTGGAGAATCGACCCGGCGGACAACCTGATTCAGGCATTGCGTGACCAGTTCGGGCGCGACAACGTCTTCCTGCAATACCGATAG
- the rnhB gene encoding ribonuclease HII yields the protein MQMGLDFSLVEELVAGVDEVGRGPLCGPVVTAAVILDPLRPISGLNDSKKLTEAKREALFDEICEKALAWCIARAEVEEIDRLNILHATMLAMQRAVEGLAIRPKLALIDGNRCPQLSVPCAPVIQGDAQVPAIAAASILAKVSRDREMQAFDLIYPGYGLSGHKGYPTPVHLEALQRLGATPIHRRSFAPVRRVLELMLETP from the coding sequence ATGCAGATGGGGCTGGATTTCAGTCTGGTTGAGGAGCTGGTGGCCGGCGTCGACGAGGTGGGTCGCGGGCCGCTATGCGGGCCTGTGGTCACGGCTGCGGTGATTCTCGATCCTCTGCGTCCCATCAGCGGGCTCAATGACTCGAAGAAGCTCACTGAAGCGAAGCGCGAAGCGCTGTTCGACGAGATTTGCGAAAAGGCCCTGGCCTGGTGCATCGCCCGTGCCGAAGTTGAGGAGATCGACCGCCTCAATATCCTCCACGCAACCATGCTGGCCATGCAGCGCGCTGTAGAGGGGCTTGCTATCAGGCCGAAACTGGCGCTGATCGACGGTAACCGTTGTCCGCAGCTGTCGGTCCCCTGTGCGCCGGTCATTCAGGGCGATGCGCAGGTGCCGGCAATCGCGGCTGCGTCGATATTGGCCAAAGTCAGCCGTGACCGCGAAATGCAGGCGTTTGATCTGATCTATCCCGGCTACGGCCTGAGCGGCCACAAAGGCTACCCGACCCCCGTTCATCTTGAAGCTCTGCAGCGCCTTGGGGCCACGCCGATTCACCGTCGCAGCTTCGCGCCGGTGCGCAGGGTGCTGGAGCTGATGCTCGAAACGCCATAA